The following coding sequences lie in one Hyalangium ruber genomic window:
- a CDS encoding NAD-dependent epimerase/dehydratase family protein, whose protein sequence is MKILVTGATGYIGTAVTEALIRAGHQVQGLARSDAARGKLEARGIQPVRGELSDTAGLAALVPGVDAVIWAATSNTEALDAPAVTAMLERMAGTGKAFLYTSGVWVHGDTRGAVVDEDSPLRSAELVAWRPAVERRVLATPGIRGIILRPGIVYGRAGGIPGMLTSSAREAGAARFVGAGENHWPVVFLEDLADLYLRAVERAPAGTVLLASQGPGVKLKALATAASEGAGAGGRTTSWNLEEARKQLGAFADALALDQQVSARRAEQLLGWAPHGPSILEELRSGSYAGR, encoded by the coding sequence ATGAAGATCCTTGTCACGGGAGCAACGGGGTATATCGGCACGGCCGTCACCGAGGCCCTCATTCGAGCCGGCCACCAGGTTCAGGGACTGGCACGCTCGGACGCGGCGCGCGGCAAGCTCGAGGCGCGCGGCATCCAGCCCGTGCGCGGCGAGCTTTCGGACACCGCCGGATTGGCCGCCCTCGTCCCTGGCGTCGATGCGGTCATCTGGGCCGCGACGTCCAACACCGAAGCCCTGGATGCGCCCGCCGTCACGGCGATGCTCGAGCGAATGGCGGGAACGGGAAAGGCCTTCCTCTACACGAGCGGCGTCTGGGTCCATGGCGACACGCGAGGCGCCGTGGTGGATGAGGACAGCCCCCTGCGCTCGGCGGAGCTCGTTGCCTGGCGTCCGGCCGTGGAGCGCCGGGTGCTCGCCACGCCGGGCATTCGCGGAATCATCCTCCGCCCCGGCATCGTCTACGGCCGCGCCGGAGGTATCCCCGGCATGCTCACGTCCTCCGCGAGGGAGGCTGGCGCCGCGCGCTTCGTGGGCGCCGGAGAGAACCACTGGCCGGTGGTGTTCCTCGAGGACCTGGCGGACCTGTACCTGCGTGCCGTCGAACGCGCCCCGGCGGGGACGGTTCTCCTCGCCTCGCAAGGCCCCGGGGTGAAGCTGAAGGCGCTGGCCACCGCGGCGAGCGAGGGCGCGGGGGCCGGGGGCCGGACCACTTCCTGGAACCTGGAGGAGGCTCGCAAGCAGCTCGGAGCGTTCGCGGACGCGCTCGCGCTCGACCAGCAGGTCTCCGCCCGCCGCGCCGAGCAGCTCCTGGGCTGGGCCCCCCACGGGCCGAGCATCCTGGAGGAGCTCCGCAGCGGTTCCTATGCAGGTAGGTGA
- a CDS encoding formylglycine-generating enzyme family protein — MIDISGGRFEMGLSRPVREQLQKKSPQEPFPFHREEPAHPVSVGPFRMAEAPVTCEEYAEFMADGGYQREDVWAALRQEPDVDVAQLQARFVDQTNLPGPLTWREGRFAQGLGRHPVHGVSWFEAMAYATWKGVRLPTEAEWEFAARGTDGRLYPWGMEFDPERCTHRGRQPNATLPVDSLPEGRSPLGMLHMVGNVAEWTGDLYRPYPGGLEERRAGPRDRSVRNDFFKGTPLSLRATVRTPHPPDSRFPGLGFRVAAQLLLKRVGTV; from the coding sequence GTGATTGACATCAGCGGGGGTCGCTTCGAGATGGGGCTGTCGCGCCCGGTGCGCGAGCAGCTCCAGAAGAAGTCGCCGCAGGAGCCCTTCCCCTTCCACCGCGAGGAGCCGGCGCACCCGGTGTCCGTGGGGCCGTTCCGCATGGCGGAGGCCCCCGTCACCTGCGAGGAGTACGCCGAGTTCATGGCCGACGGCGGCTACCAGCGCGAGGACGTGTGGGCCGCGCTGCGGCAGGAGCCGGACGTGGACGTGGCGCAGCTGCAGGCGCGCTTCGTGGACCAGACGAACCTCCCCGGGCCGCTCACCTGGCGCGAGGGGCGCTTCGCTCAGGGCTTGGGGCGCCACCCGGTGCATGGGGTGAGCTGGTTCGAGGCCATGGCCTACGCCACGTGGAAGGGCGTGCGGCTGCCGACGGAGGCGGAGTGGGAGTTCGCCGCGCGCGGCACGGATGGGCGCCTCTACCCTTGGGGCATGGAGTTCGACCCCGAGCGCTGCACCCACCGCGGGCGCCAGCCGAACGCCACCCTCCCGGTGGACAGCCTGCCCGAGGGACGCAGCCCCCTGGGCATGCTGCACATGGTGGGCAACGTGGCCGAGTGGACGGGGGATCTCTACCGCCCCTATCCCGGAGGGCTGGAGGAGCGTCGCGCCGGGCCGAGGGACCGGAGCGTGCGCAACGACTTCTTCAAGGGCACGCCGCTGTCGCTGCGGGCGACGGTGCGCACGCCGCACCCGCCGGACTCGCGTTTCCCCGGCCTGGGGTTCCGCGTGGCCGCGCAGTTGCTGCTCAAGCGGGTAGGGACGGTGTGA
- a CDS encoding MmcQ/YjbR family DNA-binding protein has translation MKWEQLVKLGRELPEVEEGIWFRTPALKVRGKAFVRLKEDGESVVFMLESVDEQEFLIQALPELYFITDHYRGWPAVLARLAKLRVPECRRRLEQGWRLKAPRALVKQRDAEREEAAPRRAR, from the coding sequence ATGAAGTGGGAGCAGCTGGTCAAGCTCGGCCGCGAGCTGCCCGAAGTCGAGGAGGGCATCTGGTTCCGCACGCCCGCGCTCAAGGTTCGCGGCAAGGCGTTCGTGCGCCTGAAGGAGGACGGCGAGTCGGTGGTCTTCATGTTGGAGAGCGTCGACGAGCAGGAGTTCCTCATCCAGGCCCTGCCGGAGCTCTACTTCATCACCGACCACTACCGAGGCTGGCCTGCGGTGCTGGCGCGGCTGGCGAAGCTGCGCGTGCCCGAGTGCCGACGACGGCTCGAGCAGGGCTGGCGGCTCAAGGCGCCGCGAGCGCTGGTGAAACAGCGAGACGCGGAGCGTGAAGAGGCCGCGCCGCGCCGCGCGCGCTGA
- a CDS encoding MBL fold metallo-hydrolase — MLNARLLAVSALWLALSACSSSPEVTPPVEPPISGDAFPTSRGDLIVHPINHASFVMSWAGKMIYVDPVGGAAPFEGIPAPDVVFVTDIHGDHLNADTLTALVRAETVIVAPQAVRDALPAALQGATQVLANGATLTVADIAVEAIPMYNLTPERLQYHAKGRGNGYVLTLGGKRVYIAGDTEDIPEMRQLRDIDVAFVPMNLPFTMTVAQAADAVREFKPKVVYPYHSRGSDLEEFTRLVGTDVGVEVRVRNWY, encoded by the coding sequence ATGCTCAATGCTCGCTTGCTCGCGGTCTCCGCGCTCTGGCTCGCGCTGTCTGCGTGTTCGTCTTCTCCCGAGGTGACTCCTCCTGTCGAGCCGCCGATCTCGGGAGATGCCTTCCCGACGTCGCGGGGAGACTTGATCGTCCACCCCATCAATCACGCCTCCTTCGTGATGAGCTGGGCGGGGAAGATGATCTACGTCGATCCGGTGGGCGGCGCCGCGCCCTTCGAGGGGATTCCCGCGCCGGACGTGGTCTTCGTGACGGACATCCACGGCGATCACCTGAACGCGGACACCCTGACGGCCCTGGTTCGGGCCGAGACGGTGATTGTCGCGCCCCAGGCCGTGCGCGACGCCCTGCCCGCGGCGCTGCAGGGCGCCACGCAGGTGCTGGCCAATGGCGCGACCCTGACGGTGGCGGACATCGCCGTCGAGGCGATCCCCATGTACAACCTCACGCCCGAGCGCCTTCAGTACCACGCGAAGGGCCGGGGCAACGGCTACGTGCTGACGCTGGGAGGCAAGCGCGTCTACATCGCCGGCGACACGGAGGACATCCCCGAGATGCGGCAGCTGCGCGACATCGACGTGGCCTTCGTGCCGATGAACCTGCCCTTCACCATGACGGTGGCGCAGGCGGCGGACGCGGTGCGCGAGTTCAAGCCGAAGGTCGTCTATCCCTACCACTCGCGTGGCAGTGACCTGGAGGAGTTCACCCGGCTCGTGGGTACGGACGTGGGCGTCGAAGTGCGTGTGCGCAACTGGTACTGA
- a CDS encoding amino acid adenylation domain-containing protein, with protein sequence MTERAQHGFPMDMNPATDSPRTGPVHRLFQQQAERTPSAIAVECAGRSVTYAELSRQVHALASLLRRWGVTRGSRVGLLLTPSIDMLVAILGCLEAGAAYVPLEPLRPPDYTRFVVENSGASVVLTEPALADRLRALTVRRGFLSELAQEPQEVTPVDAGLSPEDPAYVIYTSGTTGNPKGVQVHHHALANYVGWARRLYGGSESPAFPLYSSLAFDLTVTSIFVPLISGGKIVIYPGASAAAALMDALEDNRTDTVKLTPSHLSLVTARKYPGSKVRRLIVGGENLETKLARQALESFGPHLELFNEYGPTEATVGCTVHRFDPRSDLQDFVPIGRPAANSLAYVLDGALSPVPEGVTGELYLAGDCLALGYLDNPEATQERFLPSPFEQGQRMYRTGDLARWLPGGVLAFEGRNDTQVKFNGHRVELEGLKSLLNRHPDVRDSVVLLHKDPSALVAYYASEQPIDAPVLRSFMGTQLSQELIPQYFVHLPQLPLTANGKLDSHALPKLEEVRGRMRSMSAPPSTPTETQLAAIWSRALGLTELGVDDDFFELGGHSLLANQLILRIRESLGVDLNMRSIFENRTIATLARSIERTRASAEVRVATSAESEPLPKFVQGLDTLLQAKSAPGVASKKSDEENLVLAESITAVDGRVGEFYSRFPWPWNSSKFDTLVDPEFERLMVSQEVGDFHHTALPREASIWVAGCGTNQALLTALLFPNARVLGTDLSTKSIEICAANAAALGVTNLELRLESINDAPYESQFDFVVCTGVIHHTYEPAHALGRLSRALKRDGLMEVLVYNRFHRTITSAFQKAIRLMTKGLQDTDYALAKRLAAGFAVDNTMARFISRHRDWEESDFADLLINPVEHSYTVDSLAEMAGGCNLELVRPCISLYARYRAESIFWEMSFADPEIQRVYDSLEDLDRWRVSNLLMHEKSPMLWFYLRRQDAQTPRKTERQLNDEFLQTTFERATTQQRSYIRGQDGRFRLSPKSIAHPSSAPEDSVKALYERFETPRVMGEVFAELGLEPRFGTVQRARLHLTTPAFPYLRAVARRT encoded by the coding sequence ATGACCGAGAGAGCACAGCACGGCTTCCCCATGGACATGAACCCGGCGACCGACTCCCCACGAACGGGGCCCGTTCATCGGCTCTTCCAACAGCAGGCGGAGCGAACTCCCTCGGCCATCGCCGTGGAGTGCGCGGGCCGCTCCGTCACCTACGCGGAGCTGTCGAGGCAGGTACACGCGTTGGCCTCCCTGCTGCGGCGATGGGGCGTCACCCGGGGCAGCCGGGTCGGCCTTCTCCTCACTCCGTCGATCGACATGCTGGTGGCGATCCTCGGGTGCCTCGAGGCCGGCGCGGCCTACGTTCCCCTGGAGCCCCTGCGGCCTCCGGACTACACGCGGTTCGTCGTCGAGAACTCTGGCGCCTCCGTCGTCCTCACCGAGCCCGCGCTGGCCGATCGCCTGCGCGCACTGACGGTGCGCCGAGGCTTCCTCTCGGAGCTCGCCCAGGAGCCCCAGGAAGTCACGCCGGTGGACGCCGGCCTCTCCCCGGAGGACCCCGCCTACGTCATCTACACCTCGGGCACCACCGGCAACCCCAAGGGAGTCCAGGTACACCACCATGCGCTCGCGAACTACGTCGGGTGGGCGCGGCGGCTCTACGGAGGCTCCGAGAGCCCCGCCTTCCCGCTGTACTCCTCTCTCGCCTTCGACCTGACCGTGACGTCGATCTTCGTCCCGCTGATCAGCGGCGGGAAGATCGTCATCTACCCAGGCGCCTCGGCGGCGGCGGCCTTGATGGACGCCCTCGAGGACAACCGCACCGACACCGTGAAGCTCACCCCGAGCCACCTCTCGCTCGTCACCGCGCGCAAGTACCCCGGCAGCAAGGTCCGGCGCCTCATCGTCGGTGGCGAGAACCTGGAGACCAAGCTCGCCCGGCAGGCCCTGGAGAGCTTCGGGCCCCACCTGGAGCTCTTCAACGAGTACGGCCCCACCGAGGCGACCGTGGGCTGCACCGTCCATCGGTTCGATCCCCGCTCGGACCTCCAAGACTTCGTCCCCATTGGCCGCCCGGCGGCGAACTCCCTGGCGTATGTGCTGGATGGCGCCCTGTCCCCCGTCCCAGAGGGTGTCACGGGGGAGCTGTACCTCGCCGGCGACTGCCTGGCCCTCGGCTACCTCGACAATCCCGAGGCGACCCAAGAGCGCTTCCTCCCCTCCCCTTTCGAGCAGGGGCAGAGGATGTACCGGACGGGCGATCTCGCGCGCTGGCTGCCCGGCGGTGTCCTGGCCTTCGAGGGCCGCAACGACACCCAGGTCAAGTTCAACGGACACCGGGTCGAGCTCGAGGGACTGAAGAGCCTCCTGAACCGCCACCCCGACGTGCGTGACAGCGTGGTCCTGCTCCACAAGGACCCCAGCGCGCTGGTGGCCTACTACGCCTCGGAACAGCCGATCGATGCGCCCGTGCTGCGGAGCTTCATGGGTACGCAGCTGAGCCAGGAGCTCATCCCCCAGTACTTCGTCCACCTTCCCCAACTGCCGCTCACCGCCAACGGCAAGCTCGACTCCCACGCGCTGCCCAAGCTCGAGGAGGTGCGGGGACGGATGCGGAGCATGTCCGCGCCCCCAAGCACTCCGACCGAGACGCAGCTCGCGGCGATCTGGAGCCGAGCCCTGGGGCTGACGGAGCTCGGCGTCGATGATGACTTCTTCGAACTCGGCGGACACTCGCTGCTGGCCAACCAGCTCATCCTGCGGATCCGCGAGTCGCTCGGCGTGGACCTGAACATGCGCAGCATCTTCGAGAACCGCACCATCGCCACGCTGGCCCGGAGCATCGAACGCACCCGCGCCAGCGCCGAGGTCCGCGTGGCCACGAGCGCGGAGAGCGAGCCCCTGCCCAAGTTCGTCCAGGGCCTGGACACCCTCCTCCAGGCGAAATCCGCGCCCGGAGTGGCCTCGAAGAAGAGCGACGAAGAGAACCTCGTGCTGGCCGAGTCCATCACCGCCGTGGACGGGCGCGTCGGTGAGTTCTACAGCCGCTTCCCCTGGCCGTGGAACTCCTCCAAGTTCGACACGCTGGTGGACCCCGAGTTCGAGCGGCTCATGGTGAGCCAGGAGGTGGGCGACTTCCACCACACGGCCCTGCCCCGGGAAGCCTCCATCTGGGTCGCGGGTTGCGGCACCAACCAGGCGCTCCTCACCGCCCTGCTCTTTCCCAACGCGCGGGTGCTCGGGACGGACCTCTCCACGAAGTCGATCGAGATCTGCGCCGCCAACGCCGCCGCGCTGGGCGTCACCAACCTCGAGCTGCGCTTGGAGAGCATCAACGACGCGCCCTACGAGAGCCAGTTCGACTTCGTCGTCTGCACGGGCGTCATCCACCACACGTACGAGCCGGCCCATGCCCTGGGCAGGCTGTCACGGGCCCTCAAGCGTGACGGGCTGATGGAGGTGCTCGTCTACAACCGCTTCCACCGGACCATCACCAGCGCCTTCCAGAAGGCGATCCGGCTGATGACGAAGGGGCTCCAGGACACCGACTACGCGCTGGCCAAGCGGCTGGCCGCCGGGTTCGCCGTCGACAACACCATGGCGCGCTTCATCAGCCGCCACCGCGACTGGGAGGAGTCCGACTTCGCGGACCTGCTCATCAACCCCGTCGAGCACAGCTACACGGTGGACTCCCTGGCCGAGATGGCGGGCGGGTGCAACCTGGAGCTCGTGCGCCCCTGCATCAGCCTCTATGCGAGGTACCGCGCCGAGAGCATCTTCTGGGAGATGTCCTTCGCCGACCCGGAGATCCAACGCGTCTACGACTCCCTGGAGGACCTCGACCGCTGGCGCGTGTCGAACCTGCTGATGCACGAGAAGTCACCCATGCTCTGGTTCTACCTGCGCCGCCAGGACGCCCAGACGCCGCGCAAGACGGAGCGCCAGCTCAATGACGAGTTCCTCCAGACGACCTTCGAGCGGGCGACCACCCAGCAGCGGAGCTACATCCGGGGACAAGACGGGCGCTTCCGGCTCTCACCGAAGTCGATCGCCCACCCCTCCTCCGCGCCGGAGGACTCCGTGAAGGCCCTCTATGAGCGCTTCGAGACACCCCGGGTGATGGGTGAGGTGTTCGCCGAACTCGGGCTGGAGCCACGCTTCGGCACCGTCCAGCGCGCCCGACTGCACCTCACCACCCCGGCCTTCCCCTACCTCAGGGCCGTGGCCCGGAGGACTTGA
- a CDS encoding GNAT family N-acetyltransferase has translation MTEPAPPRLVFHEVTAKRWPDFVRLFERRGGPKNCWCMVWRAKGAESRKTDKVSRKAAMARRVRGGVPVGLLGYVEDEPMAWCSIAPRDTYRPLGGPEEPSDPEAVWSIACFFIHRELRGQGVMQQLLDAAIAHAKARGASILEAYPVDPDSPSYRFMGFVSTFREAGFREVGLAGTRRHVMRLKL, from the coding sequence ATGACTGAACCAGCTCCGCCCCGGCTCGTCTTCCATGAAGTTACCGCGAAGCGCTGGCCGGACTTCGTGCGTCTCTTCGAGCGCAGGGGCGGACCCAAGAATTGTTGGTGCATGGTGTGGCGGGCCAAGGGCGCTGAGTCTCGCAAGACCGACAAGGTCAGCCGCAAGGCCGCCATGGCTCGCCGCGTGCGCGGCGGCGTACCCGTCGGGCTGCTCGGCTACGTCGAAGACGAGCCCATGGCGTGGTGCTCCATCGCCCCGCGCGACACCTATCGGCCCCTGGGAGGACCGGAGGAGCCCTCCGACCCCGAGGCCGTGTGGTCCATCGCCTGCTTCTTCATCCACCGTGAGCTCCGAGGACAAGGCGTGATGCAGCAGCTCCTCGACGCCGCCATCGCTCACGCCAAGGCCCGGGGCGCCTCCATCCTCGAGGCGTACCCCGTGGACCCGGACTCTCCCAGCTACCGCTTCATGGGCTTCGTCTCCACCTTCCGTGAGGCGGGGTTTCGCGAAGTCGGTCTCGCCGGAACCCGCCGCCACGTGATGCGCCTGAAGCTCTAA
- a CDS encoding SMI1/KNR4 family protein, which produces MSVSWEPYLREVPPEVAPHHIQALEQRWGITLPAEYKQVVSKHQGMTPTPSLFNIGRGKNVFCVLLTVTHTEQRDSYSVWSGYESLQRYMPPGIYPFGMTSGGEALCFDYRESPSSSQPSIVLVTVEGDLHRIAGSFADFLDNLHD; this is translated from the coding sequence ATGAGTGTTTCCTGGGAACCCTATCTCCGAGAAGTGCCTCCCGAGGTAGCGCCTCATCACATCCAGGCACTGGAGCAGCGGTGGGGGATCACTCTCCCGGCCGAGTACAAGCAAGTAGTCTCCAAGCACCAAGGCATGACTCCGACACCCTCCCTCTTCAATATCGGGAGAGGAAAGAACGTGTTCTGTGTCTTGCTGACCGTGACGCACACTGAGCAGCGGGACTCCTATTCCGTCTGGAGTGGGTACGAGAGCCTCCAGCGCTACATGCCCCCTGGCATCTATCCTTTCGGAATGACTTCTGGAGGCGAAGCCCTCTGCTTTGACTATCGGGAGAGCCCTTCTTCCAGTCAGCCCTCCATCGTCCTTGTAACGGTCGAGGGAGACCTGCACCGCATCGCGGGCAGTTTCGCGGACTTCCTGGACAACTTGCATGACTGA
- a CDS encoding alpha/beta hydrolase codes for MRQFFSALAKALACLLLLASAVAEATTVKVFYDVGWGNRIALRGSKAPLNWNTGVNATWSTGNVWTYTWADSVGDVELKPLINDATWSVGANYVVKAGTTVSIYPFFQSRAGTLVKVANFSSPQLGNTRTLRIYLPPSYSLNPLKRYPVLYMHDGQNLFEASTAFGGVEWQVDETANALINNGQMDEVIVVGIDNGGANRIYEYTPCCDPQYSGGGANVYERFMLDTVKPYIDQNYRTLTGNKNTALMGSSLGGLVSTYIGRRNPGVFSKLGGLSSSFWWNNQMLPKEVEAATAKVAVNHYIDAGTSSDGLTETTRMRDALVVDGYVQGKDLYYYVAQGAGHNEAAWAARLSIPLKYLFPWQSTVY; via the coding sequence ATGCGTCAGTTCTTCTCGGCTCTGGCCAAGGCCCTGGCCTGCCTGCTGCTACTTGCGTCCGCCGTCGCGGAGGCCACCACCGTCAAGGTCTTCTACGACGTGGGCTGGGGCAACCGGATTGCCCTGCGCGGCAGCAAGGCGCCGCTCAACTGGAACACGGGCGTCAACGCCACGTGGAGCACGGGCAACGTGTGGACGTACACGTGGGCCGACTCCGTGGGGGATGTGGAGCTCAAGCCGCTCATCAATGACGCGACGTGGTCGGTCGGCGCCAACTACGTGGTGAAGGCGGGCACCACGGTGAGCATCTACCCGTTCTTCCAGTCGCGGGCGGGCACGCTGGTGAAGGTGGCCAACTTCAGCTCTCCGCAGCTGGGCAACACGCGCACGCTGCGCATCTACCTGCCGCCGAGCTACTCGCTCAACCCGCTCAAGCGCTACCCGGTGCTCTACATGCATGACGGGCAGAACCTGTTCGAGGCCTCCACGGCGTTCGGCGGGGTGGAGTGGCAGGTGGACGAGACGGCCAACGCCCTCATCAACAACGGGCAGATGGATGAGGTGATTGTCGTGGGCATCGACAACGGCGGGGCCAACCGCATCTACGAGTACACGCCGTGCTGTGATCCGCAGTACTCGGGCGGCGGGGCGAACGTGTACGAGCGCTTCATGCTGGACACGGTGAAGCCGTACATCGACCAGAACTACCGGACGCTCACGGGGAACAAGAACACGGCGCTGATGGGCTCTTCGCTGGGCGGGCTGGTGTCGACGTATATCGGCCGGCGCAACCCGGGGGTGTTCTCGAAGCTGGGCGGGCTGTCGAGCTCGTTCTGGTGGAACAACCAGATGCTGCCCAAGGAGGTTGAAGCGGCAACGGCGAAGGTGGCGGTGAACCACTACATCGACGCGGGCACGAGCAGCGACGGGCTGACGGAGACGACGCGGATGCGGGATGCGCTGGTGGTGGACGGCTACGTGCAGGGCAAGGACCTGTACTACTACGTGGCGCAGGGAGCCGGGCACAACGAGGCGGCGTGGGCGGCGCGGCTGAGCATCCCGCTGAAGTACCTGTTCCCCTGGCAGAGCACTGTCTACTGA
- a CDS encoding ABC transporter ATP-binding protein, giving the protein MIRARDIVKEYVDGDGTQVRVLDGLSLDVEQGDFVAVVGPSGSGKSTLLHLLGGLDVHYAGEVEVGGVKLRGLNDRELARFRNTHVGFVFQSFHLIPNLSAVENVLMPSHFGAAGVDERKRAEAMLDRVGLLAKKDRAPVRLSGGERQRVAIARALFSGPKLLLCDEPTGNLDAATGAGVIQLFHELHKEGLTVLAVTHEDRMSSAARRVLRLKEARLVEETPAARAATSGGTP; this is encoded by the coding sequence GTGATTCGCGCGCGCGACATCGTCAAGGAGTACGTGGATGGGGACGGCACGCAGGTGCGCGTGCTGGACGGCCTGTCGCTGGACGTGGAGCAGGGAGACTTCGTGGCGGTGGTGGGGCCCTCGGGCAGCGGCAAGTCCACGCTGCTGCACCTGCTGGGCGGGCTGGACGTGCATTACGCCGGCGAGGTGGAGGTGGGCGGGGTGAAGCTGCGCGGCCTGAATGACCGGGAGTTGGCGCGCTTTCGCAACACGCACGTGGGCTTCGTCTTCCAGTCCTTCCACCTCATCCCCAACCTCTCGGCGGTGGAGAACGTGCTGATGCCCTCGCACTTCGGCGCGGCGGGCGTGGACGAGCGCAAGCGGGCCGAGGCGATGCTGGACCGGGTGGGGCTCCTGGCCAAGAAGGACCGCGCGCCGGTGCGCCTGTCGGGCGGAGAGCGGCAGCGCGTGGCCATCGCCCGGGCGCTCTTCAGCGGCCCGAAGCTGCTCCTGTGCGACGAGCCCACCGGCAACCTCGACGCGGCCACGGGCGCGGGTGTCATCCAGCTCTTCCACGAGCTGCACAAAGAGGGGCTCACCGTGCTGGCCGTCACCCATGAGGATCGCATGAGTTCGGCGGCCCGGCGGGTGTTGCGGCTGAAGGAGGCCCGGCTCGTCGAGGAGACGCCCGCCGCGCGCGCCGCCACCTCGGGAGGTACCCCATGA